In one Ischnura elegans chromosome 13, ioIscEleg1.1, whole genome shotgun sequence genomic region, the following are encoded:
- the LOC124170339 gene encoding uncharacterized protein LOC124170339 → MHFSLIILKFLRWRSQITVNGAVGDFVDLQVVVGDDLPASPLCLKRLIEFNDFINICQKSVGELRNFSCRKYLRVAVGDGLPGSLCPLCLEKLIEFNDFRNVCHKSDAELRNFSCINYLRRGGPL, encoded by the exons ATGCACTTTTCCTTGATTATTCTGAAGTTTTTGCGCTGGC gaagCCAGATAACTGTAAATGGTGCCGTAggcgattttgttgacttacaa gttgTTGTTGGAGATGACCTGCCTGCcagcccactgtgcttgaaaaggctcatcgaattcaatgatttcataaatatttgtcagaaatCGGTCGGAGAACTGAGAAATTTTTCGTGTAGAAAGTACctcagg gttgctgtgggagatggcctgcctggctctttatgtccactgtgcttggaaaagctcatcgaattcaatgaCTTCAGAAATGTTTGTCataaatcggacgcagaactaagaaatttttcatgtattaattacttaagg AGAGGAGGACCGTTATAA